The following coding sequences lie in one Rhinolophus ferrumequinum isolate MPI-CBG mRhiFer1 chromosome 16, mRhiFer1_v1.p, whole genome shotgun sequence genomic window:
- the TFAM gene encoding transcription factor A, mitochondrial translates to MALLRGVWGVLSTLGKSGAALCADCGSRLRSPFSFVYVPRWFSSTLSSYPKKPMTSYVRFSKEQLPIFKAQNPDAKNSELIKKIAEIWRELPDAEKKIYEDAYKADWQAYKEEINRIQEQLTPSQLVSLEKEIMQKRLKKKAIIKKRELTMLGKPKRPRSAYNIYISERFQEAKDGSSQLKLKAVNESWKNLSSSQKQVYIQLAEDDKIRYYNEIKSWEEQMVEVGRNDLLRRKMMKPQAKSTEKS, encoded by the exons ATGGCGCTTCTTCGGGGCGTGTGGGGCGTGCTGAGTACACTGGGCAAGTCCGGAGCGGCTCTGTGCGCGGACTGTGGGAGTCGACTGCGCTCTCCCTTCAG ttTTGTGTATGTCCCGAGATGGTTTTCATCCACCTTGAGTAGTTATCCAAAGAAGCCTATGACTTCATACGTTCGATTTTCTAAAGAACAGCTACCCATATTTAAAGCTCAGAACCCAG atgcaaaaaattcagaactaattaaaaaaatcgCCGAGATATGGAGGGAACTTCCTGATGCAGAGAAAAAA ATATATGAAGATGCCTATAAGGCAGACTGGCAGGCATACAAAGAAGAGATCAACAGAATTCAAGAACAGCTAACTCCAAGTCAGCTGGtatctttggaaaaagaaatcatgCAAAAACGTTTAAAAAAGAAAGCGATAATAAAAAAGAGA GAGTTAACAATGCTTGGAAAACCGAAAAGACCTCGCTCAgcttataacatttatatatctgAACGCTTTCAGGAAGCTAAGGATGGTTCATCACAG TTAAAGCTGAAGGCTGTAAACGAAAGCTGGAAAAATCTCTCTAGTTCTCAAAAGCAA GTATATATTCAACTTGCTGAAGATGATAAAATTCGTTATTATAATGAAATCAAATCTTGGGAAGAACAAATGGTTGAAGTTGGACGTAATGATCTTCTCCGTCGCAAAATGATGAAGCCCCAGGCAAAAAGCACTGAGAAGAGTTAA